The following nucleotide sequence is from Zea mays cultivar B73 chromosome 1, Zm-B73-REFERENCE-NAM-5.0, whole genome shotgun sequence.
ggtgtttgtttgggattataatctgcccagattatataatgcAACAAATTTTGAACTAACCCCTTAATAACCTTTTTTCAGCAGTTTGTTTGTAGCTGTGAGGAACTCATTCTTGGTTTTCTACTGCTGCAGGTTTATCATAACAAACTCCGGAAGTGGCCATACTGTTCCTGGGGCTAGGTATGTGGATGACTGGATGTTAGTATTTTCATAGAAAGATCATGACCCTGCGAGTTCCAGCTCTACAGTACGGAAACTTACGGATAGGGGATAGTAGCCTAAACCGATCTACCCACCGCTACATACAGGTTTTGAGCTTTTTTTCCATGACCTCACAGTTTAAAAATGTCATCGAAGCTCTGATCCTAGGAGAGAGTTTAACTCTGGTTTCTTGTCTTAAAGTGCCCCTGCCTGCGCATCAGAAATACACTGAAGCATTTCAAATGTTCTATGTAGGTATAAAGAGTACCGTCTCCAGGACTACAGCTCCTGGTTTGTCAAACAGGCATGTCATGTCACGTCCCTTTGTTCGAAAGACTTCTATGTTTTCTGCCGTAGTACAATACAATAGATTTGCTCATTCCACCGCGAGATCTCTTCCACCGCGCTACCATAACTCTCTTCATTTTATTTGTGTGTATTTTTTTTTCAAGTACAGCTCGATGACACGGAGAAATGGGCTCGCCTGAAAAGCTGCCTGGTGAAGACAGATGACTGCAATAGCCTGTCGAGAAGATACAAGGTGACTCCTGTCCTGTCCTGTCCTTCACATGATTCACTTGGTTCAACTCTGCTGGAGCTGCTCCCTTTTTGCAGCCGTTGCTTTCGTTGAGATCTTAATTACCAGCCCCCAACTTCGCGTGCAGACCGCGAGAGAATACAAGCTCGCGGACCTCACTCCCATGGAGTCGGGTTGCTGCCGCCCGCCAGCAGAGTACTGCGCCTGGATGCCCATCTCAACCTTTTCTTTTCATTAGTGGTCAGCGTAGTCTCTCAGGCACGGGCATCATCACAAGATTGCTCTGGTTTTTTCAGGTGCGGGTTCCCAGCTCTGAACGCGTCCTATTTCGATCTGAGCTATCACCCGGCGAGCGCCAACGCCGACTGCAAACTGTACAGGAACGCGCGCTCTGTCCGGTGCTACGACTGCAGCTCTTGCAAGTGAGTGAGCTACTCCGGCACCTCACTACCCCCTCAAACTCCGAACCGTCAAAAAACCATTTCGGGATGCTGATGCGGCAGCGATACTGTTGTTCTAGAGCTGGTGTCGCGCAGTACATGAAGACGGAGTGGCGAGTGGTGGCTATCTTCAACGTGATATTGTTCGTCATCCTGGTAAAGCCGACACGGCACACTTATCTGGCAGGCACCTGTTCGTTCTCTGCTCCATGTTTCTTCATATATGTGCAATTGTGCTGTGGCTAGTCGTTCGTGTACTTCGTTGGCTGCTGCGCGCGGCGAAACGCTGGAGGAGGCGACGCGAAAGGCCGTGGCAGGTGACGGGATCACTTCTTCGAGGTGAAGTGAAGCGCTTGGCCATCCTATGTGGAGTTAGTTAAGCTTAGTATCAACACCCCCCCTGTAAAATTGTTCCATCAAATATTCAAAGTTCCTTTGATGAAGTACCAGGACCTGTCGCTGCCTAGTAATACTCTGTTGCAAATGTGGGCTGTGTTTCTTGGTGGTAAAAGGGAATGTCATTTCGCTCAGCAAATCGCGCATGCTTTTGCACGGCAGATTATACTTAGACGTGGCAGGCTGTGGAATAGGAAGTTTGCTAGAGATACGTGCAGTGTGATGTGCCAAATACTGCAGGTCTTCACTCTTCAGCAACGCCCGTCAGCCAGGTGTTCAGCAACAGCAGCGCGGACGACTGCTGCGCCGACACGTGCAGTGATGTGCCTAATACTGCAGGGTTTAGTGCTTGTAATTGGACGACCATCAGTGTGATGTAGTGAAGTGGTGACAGCAGTCGGTGGATGTTAAATCCAGACCGGAGCAGAGCTCACCTGGAGACTGAAGGGTCCTTTTCGAATTTCTTCATCTGTAAAACTTGTGATCCCCTCCGCAAGAACAGCAAACAGAATCAATCGAGTGAAACAATTTTAGgcagtgtttggttgaagagccaagtagaatgGAGCCGTTCTGTTTCAGTTTTGTtgctgtttggttacaaagtaagTAAAACGGAATGACTCCAATTAGAAAATATTttcctcagatccggaaccattccgctccaaaaaaaTCAACCgaacggagccgctccgttctcattccgctctcacagtcacgctccgttccgttcactctgcaaccaaacaaaaaacagagccgctccgttccagattaccaaacacagaacagagcggctcagttcctagaatcagggatggaacggctccgttctacttgggtcctcaaccaaacactatacTGGGACAGGGGCACCAAATCAGGTGGGCCAACCATATAATCTTATCAACCAAGACTCACTCAGCTGCTGCTTGAAGCATGTCGTCTGAAAAAAAAACTCCTCAGCAGAACACAAAAAAACCAGGTACTTTTTATAAATATATAACACCGTTGATATTTTAAAAAAAAATTTGACCACTCACCTTATTTAAAAAAATAATAAGTTATCATTTTTTTATTTGTTTAGTTTATGCTTGACTTAAAATTTTACgtaaataaatattttgaataagacgagtggttaaagtttttttaaaaaaattaatgATATCATATATTTATAAACGGATGCACAGTAATACTGTAGAAGGTTAAAGGTTGTCGTACCTTGGAAATAGATACATGTTTGATGTTTGCTTGATTAGCGTAGCCAGTTTTACCATTTCCTAAGAAATCAAGACCCCCAGCGGTAATCATCTACTAGAAAGTATTGCTATCTAAGGTAATTAAAACAACAAAATGTTAAAACGTTCATGGATAAAGTTTTAACTTTTAAACGAAATTTAAACATAATTTTAAACATCACAGATTTTTCAATACATCATAATTTCAAACAATAACatgaagttaaataccaaaaCAACTAacataaattcatataataatatTGTACAAAATGATATGTACATAATCATATTACCACAATAACACAAGATCAACTAAACAAGCGAGGAGAGGAGGATGATAGCCAGGGGATTATGGGAGGCGGGCACTAGCCACTAGCCAGCGCCTGGCGGAGGAGGCCTATGGTGAGGGAGGCGAGCAGGACAGACGGACGCTAGCGACGGAGGCGAGGCCGCGGCCCGCGGGGGAGCAGGGGAGGCGGCGAACAAGCAAAGAGGAGGCGGGCGAAGCGCAGGGAGGCGGCAGACAGGAACAGGGCACAAAGGCAACGAGAAGAGAGGTGGTGATGCTTGAGGCCTTACGGTTTTAGAGCTTCTTTAGGAGCAAGGGTATTAGAGAGTGCTCAAAGGGACTAAAATTTCTTACTATTTAAAATTAAATAATAAGAGATTCTAGTCCTCAATCCTCTCAATATTTTTCTTCCAAACAAACCTTTAGGGTATGTTTTTTAATCGTGGGCTAGGCTGAAGTTTCATAAAGCATTAAAGCATACCCATTCTACATCCAATAGCGTTTAAACGCTAAAATCAGGTGCTTTAGAGCTTTAAACGAGCGCTTTATGCTTTCTCGTGAAACATTGAACTGCTTTATGCACTTAGCAGAGTTTTAGCGCTTAAAAGGCGCCTAAGCGACTTTCTAATAACACTCTTGCTAGCAAACAATGTGAAAGATAGCAAGGAAGGAATTTCCTAAAGAAACATTAATAAAAAGACTTTCACTAGCAAATATCACATTCTCTCCAACATGCTTGAATATATGATCATTCGGCTATAATGTAATAAAAAGAGAAGATCAAAGCTAGTGTTTTAACATTAGCGACGTATCCTGTGGTGAAACAGGTATTGTGCTCATATGTACATATTAAATCAAGGGCATTCATCATACATCCAACGacaaatgtttattttgtaaAATACCCTCTCACCTCTTCTTACCTGCCTTTGCAAATTTCACAGGAAGCCCCCTTGGCGTGTTACCTGGCCTAGCAGCGTGTTTCTTCTACCTTTCCCTATCGAACTGGCAGGGAAGCGTCGCCACCGTCCGAGCAGGAAAGTGTAGCTCGCCGCCACTGGCACGTCGCCGTTAGCCGCCATCTTTCGGGATCCACTTGCCATTTGGGTGTATCGCTTGCTGCCACCGTCCTGGCGCCACCACCGTCCGGAAGCTGCTTGCCGTGACTGGGCGAGCACAGCTCTCCATCACCGGACAGGCACAACATGTCGTGACCGGCCAggcacaacacgccaccaccttTGTGTGCTGCGGTGCCGCTAGAGGATCTCACCTCGTCTCCAAATGCACGCCTAGAAGATGAGTTGCAGGCGACGTCGAGTTACAGAATTTGTATCACATACAGAGAGGAAATATTGAAATAATCTTGTATTCAGTTATGAATTTTGGTGTTGTTGATGTTAGCTCTGAAAACTGTAGGTCCTTGTTCATGTTGTAACTAAATATCCGCTCTGAAAACTGATATACATGTTTATGTTGTAACTGAATTTCAGTTTTCCATTGAAAAATAAAAGCCACAATGATATGTACTCCCCTTGTTACATGAATATAAGCTTCTAATAGTTACAATATAAGGCAGTTGTTACATGAAGGAAAATCCACCTTAGTTGAAATCAAATATTTCTAGCGTGAAAGTAAAGGAACATTCTGATTTATAACTTAAATGAAAACAAAGATATAACTGTATTTTCAGAGTGTGCCAATTTTCATAAAACAGCACCAAAAATATAAATTAGCATCGGAATTGCAGTCACAATTTTGCTGTCGCAGTGTGCAAGAGGTAGAGACAGTGTCGTACCAGTTCATGGTGCTCTACTGTCCATCATGGAGAAGAGTCGAGGTCGTCTAACAGTGCTCGGTCGGCGGCAGCCACCTGCACCTGGTCGGTGGCGTCGCCGATCTGCACCCGCCAGAGGCAGCCATCTGCACTAGGCAGGCGGCGGCGTCCTGCACCAGGATGACGGCTATGA
It contains:
- the LOC100194236 gene encoding tetraspanin-10 isoform X1 yields the protein MSTHDDECRRTLTVPVIALGGVIFLISLVGFLGAWKNISCLLWTYLIMLFVVLVAIMVFTVLAFIITNSGSGHTVPGARYKEYRLQDYSSWFVKQLDDTEKWARLKSCLVKTDDCNSLSRRYKTAREYKLADLTPMESGCCRPPAECGFPALNASYFDLSYHPASANADCKLYRNARSVRCYDCSSCKAGVAQYMKTEWRVVAIFNVILFVILSFVYFVGCCARRNAGGGDAKGRGR
- the LOC100194236 gene encoding Tetraspanin-10, coding for MGSTSAFVIRWINFFTMILALLVVGFGFWMSTHDDECRRTLTVPVIALGGVIFLISLVGFLGAWKNISCLLWTYLIMLFVVLVAIMVFTVLAFIITNSGSGHTVPGARYKEYRLQDYSSWFVKQLDDTEKWARLKSCLVKTDDCNSLSRRYKTAREYKLADLTPMESGCCRPPAECGFPALNASYFDLSYHPASANADCKLYRNARSVRCYDCSSCKAGVAQYMKTEWRVVAIFNVILFVILSFVYFVGCCARRNAGGGDAKGRGR